The Tamandua tetradactyla isolate mTamTet1 chromosome 5, mTamTet1.pri, whole genome shotgun sequence genome window below encodes:
- the KLHL31 gene encoding kelch-like protein 31: protein MAPKKKTVKKNKGDINEMTIIVEDSPLNKLNALNGLLEGGNGISCISSELTDASYGPNLLEGLSKMRQENFLCDLVIGTKTKSFDVHKSVMASCSEYFYNILKKDPSIQRVDLNDISPPGLATVIAYAYTGKLTLSLYTIGSIISAAVYLQIHTLVKMCSDFLIREMSVENCMYVANIAETYSLKNAKAATQKFIRDNFLEFAESDQFMKLTFEQINELLIDDDLQLPSEIVAFQFAMKWLEFDQKRVKYAADLLSNIRFGTISAQDLVNYVQSVPRMMQDAECHKLLVDAMNYHLLPYHQNTLQSRRTRIRGGCRVLVTVGGRPGLTEKSLSRDILYRDPENGWSKLTEMPAKSFNQCVAVMDGFLYVAGGEDQNDARNQAKHAVSNFCRYDPRFNTWIHLASMNQKRTHFSLSVFNGLLYAVGGRNAEGSLASLECYVPSTNQWQQKAPLEVARCCHASSVTDGRVLVTGGYIGNAYSRSVCAYDPASDAWQELPGMSTPRGWHCAITLGDRVYVMGGSQVGPRGERVDVLTVECYSPASGQWSYAAPLQVGVSTAGASALHGRAYLVGGWNEGEKKYKKCIQCFNPELNEWTEEDELPEATVGVSCCTLSMPNNVTRESRASSVSSVPVSI, encoded by the exons ATGGCACCCAAAAAGAAGACTgtcaaaaagaacaaaggagataTAAATGAGATGACTATAATTGTAGAAGACAGCCCTCTAAACAAACTAAATGCTTTGAATGGACTCCTAGAGGGAGGCAATGGCATTAGCTGCATTTCTTCTGAATTAACAGATGCTTCTTATGGCCCTAACCTCTTGGAAGGTTTAAGTAAAATGCGGCAAGAGAACTTCCTTTGTGATTTAGTCATTGGCACCAAAACCAAATCCTTTGATGTTCACAAGTCAGTGATGGCTTCATGCAGTGAGTATTTTTACAACATCCTAAAAAAGGACCCATCTATTCAAAGGGTTGATCTCAATGATATCTCACCACCTGGCCTGGCCACTGTGATTGCATATGCCTACACTGGAAAGCTAACTCTCTCCTTGTATACAATAGGAAGCATTATTTCTGCTGCTGTTTATCTTCAGATCCATACTCTTGTAAAGATGTGCAGTGACTTTCTGATTCGGGAGATGAGTGTTGAGAACTGCATGTATGTTGCTAACATTGCTGAAACATACTCCCTGAAAAACGCGAAAGCAGCCACTCAGAAATTTATCCGGGACAACTTCCTTGAATTTGCAGAATCAGATCagtttatgaaacttacatttGAGCAGATCAATGAACTTCTCATAGATGATGATTTACAGTTGCCTTCTGAAATAGTAGCATTCCAGTTTGCAATGAAATGGCTAGAATTTGACCAAAAGAGAGTGAAATACGCTGCAGATCTTTTGAGCAATATTCGCTTTGGTACCATTTCTGCACAAGACCTGGTTAATTATGTTCAGTCTGTACCAAGAATGATGCAGGATGCAGAGTGTCACAAACTTCTCGTAGATGCTATGAACTATCACTTACTTCCATATCATCAAAACACGTTACAGTCTAGGCGCACGAGAATCCGAGGGGGCTGCCGAGTCCTAGTCACTGTAGGGGGACGCCCAGGACTAACTGAGAAGTCCCTTAGTAGGGATATCTTGTACAGAGACCCTGAAAATGGATGGAGCAAGCTTACAGAGATGCCAGCCAAAAGTTTTAATCAGTGTGTAGCTGTGATGGATGGATTTCTTTATGTAGCTGGTGGTGAAGACCAGAATGATGCACGAAATCAAGCTAAGCATGCAGTCAGCAATTTCTGCAG ATACGACCCCCGCTTCAACACCTGGATACACCTGGCTAGCATGAATCAGAAGCGCACACACTTCAGCCTGAGCGTGTTCAACGGGCTTCTGTACGCCGTGGGCGGCCGCAACGCGGAAGGTAGTCTGGCCTCGCTGGAGTGCTACGTGCCCTCCACCAATCAGTGGCAGCAGAAGGCGCCCCTGGAGGTGGCGCGCTGCTGCCACGCCAGCTCGGTCACCGATGGCCGCGTGTTGGTGACCGGCGGCTACATCGGCAACGCGTACTCGCGCTCTGTGTGCGCTTATGACCCGGCCAGCGACGCGTGGCAGGAGCTGCCGGGCATGAGCACACCGCGGGGCTGGCATTGCGCCATCACGCTGGGCGACAGAGTGTACGTGATGGGGGGCAGCCAGGTGGGGCCGCGCGGGGAGCGCGTGGACGTGCTGACCGTAGAGTGCTACAGCCCGGCATCGGGCCAGTGGAGCTACGCGGCCCCGCTGCAGGTGGGCGTGAGCACCGCGGGTGCCTCTGCGCTGCACGGCCGCGCCTACCTCGTGGGGGGCTGGAACGAGGGCGAGAAGAAGTACAAGAAGTGCATTCAGTGCTTCAACCCCGAGCTCAATGAGTGGACGGAGGAAGACGAGCTGCCCGAGGCCACTGTGGGCGTGTCCTGCTGTACCCTCTCGATGCCCAACAACGTGACCCGGGAATCCCGGGCCAGCTCCGTGTCCTCCGTTCCAGTCAGTATCTGA